A region of the Gemmatimonadota bacterium genome:
GTGCTGCGCGAAGCGTATATTGTGTTGATTATTGAACAGTACTGGTCGTTTATCAATAGCGTCTTGCGAGATGATCAGGGGCGAAAGTACAATGGTCCGATCTGTGGTATTGCGTCGGTGGGGGCGATTTGTGGGGGGTTGATTGTAGGGCAAACGGCGAAGGTGATAGGCAGTGAACACCTGTTGATTTTTGCTGGAATATCCCTGCTGCCGTCAGCAGTTCTGGCGTGGTGGGCGTATGGTCTGGGGGGTGTGCCGGTTCAGGAGCCGGAAAAGCGAGGCAAGCTGGCGTTGGGTTTGTTTCGAGATATTCCGACTTTGCGCTATCTCGTAGGTCTGATTTTTGTCACGCAGATGGTGTCGGCGGTGCTGGATTTGCGGTTCAGTGGGTTGGTGGAAACGGCTTTGCCGATGCAGGACGAACGCACCGCATATTTTGGGTATTTTTATGCGTTTTTGAATGCCTGTGCATTTGTGTTTCAGTTTGGCGTTGCACCCCTGTTGCTGCATTTTGTGTCGTTGCGAACCGCCCATCTCGGTATTCCGGTGGTTCATCTGATAACGTGTGGGGTGTTGTTGGCATATCCGACTCTGACTACTGGTGCACTGGCTTATCTGGTGTTTAAGACGCTGGATTATTCGGTGTTTCGAGCGGCGAAAGAGTTGCTCTATATTCCGCTTTCGTTTGATGCGAGGTACCGGGCGAAAGAAGTGATCGATGCGTTTGGTTATCGCGCGTCAAAGGGGATGACTTCGGGGTTGATTGCACTGGCGGGGACTATTTCTTACAGGGTTTTCAATATTGGACGATTGCCGGGGTCAGTGTATCCGCTTGTTGCTTTGGGCGCGTTGGGTGTATGGAGTTGGATCGCGTGGGCAATTACAAGATCGGAGGATGATAGGGGCAGGCGACTACGGGTTTCAGAGGAAGTTGCCGATTTGTAGATGAGTGCTTGACACAAAATGTCAAAACCTCTATTTTTAACCGCGCTGATAGGAAAAAGGATGAGAATATGAACGCAATCCGTCAAAAATCCCCGCAACTGAGAAAGGGTCCTGCCCAGGTGACAGGTTGTCTGACACCGGGCAGTGCTATTGGGGTTATACGTATATATGCCGCGGAGACGCTTGTGGGGTGTTGTTTGTCTTAAGCTATATACTTTTTGTATGACACACCGCCAGAGGCGTTTGCCGTGGCGGTTTTTTGTTGTACACAGAGATGTTCTTGGCACGATTTCAAGGAGTTTTTAATGTTTGAAAAAGTAGATACAAATGTGAATTTTCCCAAAGAGGAAGAAAAGGTGCTCGCTTTTTGGGATGAGATCAGAGCATTTGAAAAATCGCTCGAGATCAGAAGAAATAACGATGAATATGTTTTTTACGATGGGCCGCCTTTTGCGACGGGTCTGCCGCACTACGGACACTTGCTGGCAGGGACGATTAAAGATGTGATTCCGCGCTATCAAACTATGAATGGCAAATACGTAGATCGCGTCTTTGGATGGGACTGTCACGGCTTGCCCGTAGAATATGAACTCAGCCAGGAACTGGGCTTGAATAGCAAGCACGAGATTGAAGAGTACGGGATTGCGGAATACAATGAGGCATGCCGGGGCATTGTTTTGCGATATACTGCCGAGTGGCGACAATTCGTCAAACGCATTGGGCGCTGGGTCGATTTTGAAAATGGGTACCGCACGATGGACCGCGACTATATGGAGTCTATCTGGTGGGTGTTCAAACAGCTTTGGGACAAGGGCTTGATCTACGAGGGACACAAAATTTTGCCTTATTGTCCCCGGGATGCGACACCTTTGTCCAATTTTGAAGCTAATCAGGGTTATGAGTCCGTGCAGGATCCGGCTATTACCGTTGCGTTTAAACTCAAAGATGAACCGGATACATATCTTCTGGCGTGGACGACAACGCCATGGACCTTGCCGTCAAATTTGGCAATGACTGTGCACGAAGATATAGATTATGTGTATGTCAAAGATGAGGATGTGACGTACGTTCTCGCTGAGGCGCGTGTGGATACCTACTATCCCGCAGGCAGACCCGAGATTGTCAGGACCGTAAAGGGGAAGGAGCTTCTGGGTCTTCAATACGAACCGCTTTTTCCCTATTTTGAAGACCTTCGCGCAGAGGGGGCGTTCCGCATTATTACAGCCGAATTTGTTACTACTGAAGAGGGAACGGGTATTGTCCACACGGCACCTGGATTTGGTGAAGACGATGCCGAAGCCGGTATCGTTCACGGCGTTCCATCTGTTTGTCCGATTGATGCCGAATGCCGTTTTACATCTGAGGTACGTGATTATGAAGGGCGTTTTGTCAAGGACTGTGATGGCGATATTGTGAATCGTTTGAAAGAAGAAGGCAAGCTCGTACACCGCTCTACACATCACCACAGTTATCCCCATTGCTGGCGGTGTGAGTCGCCCCTTATTTACAGGGCGATTTCGACGTGGTTTGTCAATATTGAGAAGATTAAAGACAGGATGCTCCGTGCAAACGCGCAGATCCACTGGGTGCCCGAACATATCAAAGCGGGGCGTTTTGGCAATTGGCTGGAAAATGCGCGGGATTGGGCGATTTCCCGCAATCGCTATTGGGGTTGCCCGCTTCCCCTGTGGCGCAACGAAGAGACGGGTGAGACTGTGTGTGTTGGCTCTATCGGCGAACTGGAGGAACGCACGGGCGGCAAGTTTGACGATATCCACAAGCATTTTATGGATCCGGTTATTATGGAGGGTGAAACGGGACCTCTGACCCGCGTGCCCGAAGTGCTCGACTGCTGGTTTGAGAGCGGTTCTATGCCTTATGCACAGCGCCATTACCCATTTGAGAACAAGGAGTGGCTGAATGCGCATTTTCCAGCGGATTTTATCGCTGAGGGATTGGACCAGACGCGGGGCTGGTTTTATACGCTTGTGGTACTCGGCGCTGCTCTTTTTGACCGTCCGCCGTTTGAAAATGTGGTGGTCAACGGTATGATTCTCGCCGAAGATGGGCGCAAAATGTCCAAGCGTTTGAAGAATTATCCCGATCCCATGCATATTATGAATACCTATGGTGCCGATGCTCTGCGTCTCAATATGTTGTCTTCTCCTGTGGTGCGCGGCGAAGATCTCGCGTTTTCGGAACAGGGGGTTCAAAAGACGATGCGCAGCGTTCTGCTGCCTTTGTGGAATGCGTACAGTTTTCTCGTTACTTATGCGAGGGTTGATAACTGGCAGCCTGCATCGGATCGGTCAGATCATCCGCTCGATCGCTGGATTCGCGCGCGTTTGAATCATCTGGTGCGCGATATTCGCCAGGGGCTGGATCGCTGTCATTTGCAGACGGCGGCCACGCGATTTGCAACATTTATCGACGATATGACCAACTGGTATATCCGACGCAGCCGACGGCGGTTCTGGAAAAGCGATAATGATAGCGATAAATTGTCTGCTTATGCGACGCTCTATCACGTGCTTTTGACGCTGGTTAAAGCACTGGCACCTTTCGCGCCGTTTATCACGGAGACTATCTACCGGAATTTGCGCGCGAGCGATATGCCGGAGTCTGTTCATTTGTGCGATTATCCCGATGTGATTGAGGCCGATCTCGATGAGAGACTCGAGCAGCAGATGGCGCGCACGCGAACAGCGGTTGGGTTGGGCAGGTTTTTGCGCAGTCAGGCCAATGTCAGGACCCGACATCCTTTGCGTGCGGTGATTCTCGTGTCTATGCAGGAGGATGTGCGCGAAG
Encoded here:
- a CDS encoding Npt1/Npt2 family nucleotide transporter; amino-acid sequence: MSVDRRPVAGALTVGFAASFLLCGYEFVRSVSTSLFIGAYGAHNLPFVMTLAPLGTFGMVWMYGVLLSRFGSRQTLFLTSVLSGGGILACYGGILSGFHPAVGVLYVLREAYIVLIIEQYWSFINSVLRDDQGRKYNGPICGIASVGAICGGLIVGQTAKVIGSEHLLIFAGISLLPSAVLAWWAYGLGGVPVQEPEKRGKLALGLFRDIPTLRYLVGLIFVTQMVSAVLDLRFSGLVETALPMQDERTAYFGYFYAFLNACAFVFQFGVAPLLLHFVSLRTAHLGIPVVHLITCGVLLAYPTLTTGALAYLVFKTLDYSVFRAAKELLYIPLSFDARYRAKEVIDAFGYRASKGMTSGLIALAGTISYRVFNIGRLPGSVYPLVALGALGVWSWIAWAITRSEDDRGRRLRVSEEVADL
- the ileS gene encoding isoleucine--tRNA ligase; this encodes MFEKVDTNVNFPKEEEKVLAFWDEIRAFEKSLEIRRNNDEYVFYDGPPFATGLPHYGHLLAGTIKDVIPRYQTMNGKYVDRVFGWDCHGLPVEYELSQELGLNSKHEIEEYGIAEYNEACRGIVLRYTAEWRQFVKRIGRWVDFENGYRTMDRDYMESIWWVFKQLWDKGLIYEGHKILPYCPRDATPLSNFEANQGYESVQDPAITVAFKLKDEPDTYLLAWTTTPWTLPSNLAMTVHEDIDYVYVKDEDVTYVLAEARVDTYYPAGRPEIVRTVKGKELLGLQYEPLFPYFEDLRAEGAFRIITAEFVTTEEGTGIVHTAPGFGEDDAEAGIVHGVPSVCPIDAECRFTSEVRDYEGRFVKDCDGDIVNRLKEEGKLVHRSTHHHSYPHCWRCESPLIYRAISTWFVNIEKIKDRMLRANAQIHWVPEHIKAGRFGNWLENARDWAISRNRYWGCPLPLWRNEETGETVCVGSIGELEERTGGKFDDIHKHFMDPVIMEGETGPLTRVPEVLDCWFESGSMPYAQRHYPFENKEWLNAHFPADFIAEGLDQTRGWFYTLVVLGAALFDRPPFENVVVNGMILAEDGRKMSKRLKNYPDPMHIMNTYGADALRLNMLSSPVVRGEDLAFSEQGVQKTMRSVLLPLWNAYSFLVTYARVDNWQPASDRSDHPLDRWIRARLNHLVRDIRQGLDRCHLQTAATRFATFIDDMTNWYIRRSRRRFWKSDNDSDKLSAYATLYHVLLTLVKALAPFAPFITETIYRNLRASDMPESVHLCDYPDVIEADLDERLEQQMARTRTAVGLGRFLRSQANVRTRHPLRAVILVSMQEDVREDLRALQDIVADELNVKEVDIRHDEEAVVTLSAKANFRALGPRLGKNMKVAAGKIAGLGFEEIQSLRDGHALTLDLDGAEPLDLTVDDILIQREEKEDMAVANEGDITVALDLHRDENLVREGLAREIVHVIQNIRKDKGLDVSDRITVTYMDNGNSLAPAFDQFRDYIMGETLCTRLVRVDEVDGDAVDLEGQTVRFLVEKNSAS